In Ignavibacteriales bacterium, the following proteins share a genomic window:
- a CDS encoding DUF2203 domain-containing protein, translating to MNFTKYFTPDEASKTLPYVKRIVRDIINTSEFIRSLATQGEKDEFKNLEMQTLAKTINNYIKELEEVGCYYKDWNFTIGLVDFPSIIDKKEAMLCWRSDEDEIIYYHESQSGYAGRKLIPEEYFLNKEKVLD from the coding sequence ATGAATTTTACAAAATACTTTACTCCAGATGAAGCAAGCAAAACATTACCGTATGTTAAAAGGATTGTGCGCGATATAATAAACACAAGTGAATTTATACGTTCATTAGCCACGCAAGGAGAAAAAGACGAATTTAAAAATTTAGAGATGCAAACTTTAGCTAAAACTATAAATAATTATATTAAGGAACTTGAAGAAGTTGGCTGCTATTATAAAGACTGGAATTTTACAATTGGTCTGGTGGACTTCCCTTCAATCATAGATAAAAAAGAAGCAATGCTCTGCTGGCGCAGCGATGAAGATGAAATTATTTATTACCACGAATCCCAATCCGGTTATGCGGGTCGTAAATTAATTCCAGAAGAATATTTTTTAAATAAAGAAAAAGTGCTGGATTAG
- a CDS encoding Xaa-Pro peptidase family protein: protein MSKEMIKEKLNQAVKILQEKDVDMWLIFTRESSTIKDPSMEIVVGTNCTWQSAFIINKNGDTIAILGSLDVPNMKMQETYGTVVGYLKSIQESLLATLNKYNPNKIAINFSRDSNLADGLTHGMYLELIDHLKDTKFANRLISSEEIISALRGRKSQAELGIMKEAINETLKIFDQVTGFIRVGISEQEISDYMKNLVKQKGFGLAWEADYCPSVFTGPDTAGAHAGPTVRKVAPGHVLNIDFGISINGYCSDLQRTWYILRDGEDKTPEEVLRGFNVIKDSIKLSAKELKPGKQGCEIDDVARNYILKNGYEEYPHALGHQIGKVAHDGGGLLAPRWERYGNLPFKLVEEAQVYTLEPRLPIKDYGIATIEEEVVVTKDGCEFLSDPQEEIYLIR from the coding sequence ATGTCGAAAGAGATGATTAAAGAGAAACTAAATCAAGCTGTAAAAATTCTGCAGGAAAAAGATGTTGATATGTGGTTGATTTTCACCCGCGAAAGCTCAACTATAAAAGATCCAAGTATGGAAATAGTTGTTGGAACAAACTGCACATGGCAATCGGCGTTCATAATAAATAAAAATGGTGATACAATTGCTATCCTTGGTTCGCTTGATGTCCCCAATATGAAAATGCAGGAAACATATGGAACAGTGGTTGGTTATCTAAAATCAATTCAAGAATCGTTACTTGCAACATTAAATAAGTATAATCCAAATAAAATTGCTATCAACTTTTCCCGCGATTCCAATTTGGCAGATGGATTAACACATGGAATGTACCTTGAGTTAATTGATCATCTTAAGGATACAAAATTTGCAAACCGATTAATATCATCTGAAGAAATTATTTCAGCATTACGTGGAAGGAAATCTCAGGCGGAACTTGGAATAATGAAAGAAGCCATCAACGAAACACTTAAAATATTTGATCAGGTTACAGGATTTATTCGTGTTGGTATAAGTGAACAGGAAATTTCTGACTATATGAAAAATTTGGTAAAACAAAAAGGCTTTGGTTTAGCCTGGGAAGCTGATTATTGTCCATCAGTTTTTACCGGACCAGATACAGCAGGAGCACATGCAGGACCAACTGTACGTAAAGTTGCACCTGGACATGTTCTAAATATTGATTTTGGAATTTCTATTAACGGATATTGTTCCGATCTGCAGCGTACGTGGTATATCCTAAGAGATGGCGAAGATAAAACACCGGAAGAAGTTTTGAGAGGATTTAATGTCATAAAGGATTCCATTAAACTTTCCGCAAAAGAATTAAAACCCGGCAAACAAGGCTGCGAAATTGATGACGTAGCAAGAAATTATATTTTGAAAAATGGCTATGAAGAATATCCGCATGCTCTCGGTCATCAAATTGGTAAGGTTGCCCACGATGGCGGAGGCTTATTAGCACCACGCTGGGAAAGGTATGGCAATCTTCCATTTAAACTTGTTGAAGAAGCACAAGTTTATACTCTTGAACCGAGATTACCAATAAAAGATTACGGCATAGCAACTATTGAGGAAGAAGTTGTTGTAACTAAAGATGGGTGCGAATTTCTGTCTGATCCCCAGGAAGAAATTTATTTGATAAGATAA
- the gdhA gene encoding NADP-specific glutamate dehydrogenase, with amino-acid sequence MNKLLAQVKAKNPSEPEFHQAVQEVAESLEVVLERHPEYKSAKILERMVEPERTITFRVPWMDDQGEIHINRGFRVEFNSAIGPYKGGLRFHPSVNLGILKFLGFEQIFKNALTTLPMGGGKGGSDFDPKGKSDNEVMRFCQSFMTELFRHIGADTDVPAGDIGVGGREIGYLFGQYKRLKNEFTGVLTGKGLNWGGSLVRPEATGFGAVYFAQEMLKTKGESVDGKVFAVSGFGNVAWGAVIKINQLGGKVVTLSGPDGFVYDKDGISGEKIDYMLKLRSSAQDAVEPYAKEFKVPFYAGKRAWGVKVDVAMPCATQNELDGNDAKELVKNGCICVCEGANMPTTMEGYKVFTEAKILFSPGKASNAGGVATSGLEMSQNSMRLPWPKEEVDKRLHEIMIRIHDTCISTADRFGFANNYVIGANIAGFLKVADAMIDQGLV; translated from the coding sequence ATTAATAAGCTACTTGCACAGGTAAAGGCTAAAAATCCATCAGAACCTGAATTTCATCAGGCAGTTCAGGAAGTTGCAGAATCTTTGGAAGTTGTATTAGAAAGACACCCGGAATACAAATCTGCTAAAATTTTAGAACGAATGGTTGAACCTGAAAGAACCATTACATTCCGTGTTCCCTGGATGGATGATCAGGGAGAAATTCATATTAACCGCGGATTCAGAGTTGAGTTTAATAGTGCAATCGGTCCATATAAAGGCGGATTAAGATTCCACCCTTCAGTTAATTTAGGAATTTTAAAGTTTTTAGGTTTTGAACAAATCTTTAAAAATGCACTTACAACATTGCCAATGGGTGGCGGAAAAGGTGGTTCAGATTTCGATCCTAAAGGTAAGAGTGATAACGAAGTTATGCGTTTCTGCCAGAGTTTTATGACCGAATTATTCCGTCACATTGGTGCTGATACAGACGTTCCAGCCGGTGATATTGGAGTTGGTGGAAGAGAAATTGGTTACTTGTTTGGTCAATATAAAAGATTGAAGAATGAATTTACAGGCGTTCTTACTGGCAAAGGTTTGAACTGGGGCGGTTCACTTGTCCGTCCGGAAGCAACAGGATTTGGTGCGGTTTATTTTGCGCAGGAAATGTTGAAGACAAAAGGTGAATCGGTTGACGGAAAAGTTTTTGCCGTTTCCGGATTTGGAAACGTTGCCTGGGGTGCTGTAATTAAAATAAATCAGTTGGGTGGAAAAGTGGTTACACTTTCCGGTCCTGATGGATTTGTTTATGATAAGGACGGCATCAGCGGCGAAAAGATTGATTATATGCTCAAACTTAGATCGAGCGCACAGGATGCGGTTGAACCATACGCAAAAGAGTTTAAAGTTCCGTTCTATGCCGGAAAGAGAGCCTGGGGCGTTAAAGTAGATGTTGCAATGCCTTGTGCAACCCAAAATGAATTAGATGGAAACGATGCAAAAGAATTGGTAAAGAATGGCTGTATTTGTGTTTGCGAAGGTGCTAATATGCCAACTACTATGGAAGGATATAAAGTATTTACTGAAGCTAAGATTTTATTTTCACCTGGCAAAGCATCCAACGCTGGCGGAGTTGCAACATCAGGATTGGAAATGTCCCAAAATAGTATGCGCCTGCCTTGGCCCAAAGAAGAAGTTGATAAAAGATTACACGAGATTATGATCAGGATACACGATACATGCATAAGTACTGCAGATAGATTTGGTTTTGCTAATAACTATGTTATCGGAGCCAACATTGCAGGATTTTTAAAAGTTGCTGATGCAATGATTGATCAAGGTTTAGTATAA
- a CDS encoding T9SS type A sorting domain-containing protein, with product MKFLLSIVLLFFSINIIDAQEIFEHYENYKPAFIKELEKKKKPVFQRLETNEKINPNNSKPDFYPLNTGDFWEYIEEDTTTLFNNKEYLKFSYIKEIIGDTLMPNGISYKVIREGKYCNSINEKPSYSYQRKDSTNKIYIYYDDKDSLLFDYPLKEYTFYISPYPDKIWRIDEIYNVAAFGDTLQAIDISLIDTVDWYFEYNITLVENFGIINYKGRAEKKELLQGSFFGGIIKDITYGYLLAKRQKIDWNEFYPLHVGDYWVYLSFSGTMKYYTTSRVTGDTLLPDGNRYFVFNGSTFVRNENNVIYSWQNNTQSSMPVYKFSSCLGDTIKMNQSFNKIQRINNKNYNTIYFFRYPDMLNDGIYFTRGLGLTESTIEGGGSYLIGAYINGKLYGDTTVTNVEYEDNNTLKKFELYQNYPNPFNPTTVISYQLSDLSDVKLKIYDVLGREVAMLVNKFQKEGKYLVNYNADGLSSGVYFYQLTTGSTSVTKKMVLIR from the coding sequence ATGAAATTTCTATTAAGTATTGTTCTTTTATTCTTTTCAATTAATATAATTGATGCGCAGGAAATTTTTGAACATTATGAAAATTATAAACCAGCGTTTATTAAAGAATTAGAAAAGAAAAAGAAACCGGTATTTCAGAGATTGGAAACTAACGAGAAAATAAATCCTAACAACAGTAAGCCTGATTTTTACCCTCTTAATACAGGTGATTTCTGGGAATATATTGAAGAAGATACAACTACTTTATTTAACAACAAGGAATATTTAAAATTTTCATATATCAAAGAGATTATTGGTGATACACTAATGCCTAATGGAATAAGTTATAAAGTAATAAGAGAAGGTAAATACTGCAACAGTATTAATGAAAAGCCAAGTTATAGCTATCAAAGAAAAGATTCTACAAATAAAATATATATTTATTATGATGATAAGGATAGTCTTCTTTTTGACTATCCTCTTAAAGAATACACATTTTATATCTCACCCTATCCAGATAAAATTTGGAGAATTGATGAAATATATAATGTAGCAGCATTCGGAGATACGCTACAAGCCATTGATATTAGTTTAATAGATACTGTTGATTGGTATTTTGAATATAATATTACATTAGTCGAAAATTTTGGGATTATTAACTATAAAGGGAGAGCCGAAAAAAAAGAACTACTTCAAGGAAGTTTTTTCGGTGGAATAATAAAAGACATTACCTATGGTTACCTTCTTGCAAAGAGGCAGAAGATAGACTGGAATGAGTTTTATCCACTTCACGTTGGGGATTATTGGGTGTACTTGAGTTTTTCAGGTACCATGAAATATTATACAACCAGCAGAGTAACGGGTGATACTCTACTACCAGATGGAAACAGATATTTTGTTTTTAATGGTTCAACATTTGTTAGGAATGAGAACAATGTTATTTATAGCTGGCAGAACAATACTCAATCATCGATGCCTGTATACAAATTTAGTTCTTGTTTAGGTGATACTATTAAAATGAATCAAAGTTTCAATAAAATACAAAGAATAAACAATAAAAATTATAACACAATTTATTTTTTCCGGTATCCTGACATGCTTAATGATGGTATATATTTTACAAGAGGACTTGGATTAACTGAATCAACTATAGAAGGTGGTGGTAGTTATCTTATCGGAGCATATATTAATGGAAAATTATATGGAGATACTACTGTAACAAATGTTGAGTATGAAGATAATAATACCCTAAAAAAATTCGAGTTGTATCAAAACTACCCTAATCCATTCAATCCAACAACGGTAATTAGCTATCAGTTATCAGACCTCAGCGATGTTAAATTGAAAATATATGATGTATTGGGAAGAGAAGTAGCAATGTTAGTAAATAAATTTCAAAAAGAAGGTAAATATTTGGTTAATTACAATGCCGACGGACTATCAAGCGGAGTTTATTTCTACCAGTTAACAACGGGATCAACTTCCGTTACAAAAAAGATGGTACTTATACGATAA